One Methylomonas sp. LL1 DNA window includes the following coding sequences:
- a CDS encoding HyaD/HybD family hydrogenase maturation endopeptidase, whose protein sequence is MTSSPQILLLGIGNVLWADEGFGVRVVEHLQKHYRFPDNVTVLDGGTQGMYLVEHVRAAEVLVVFDAVDYGLPPATLKRVENDDVPNFLGAKKISLHQTGFQEVLATAQMLGQYPKHLLLIGVQPEELDDYGGSLRASVKAQIQPAIDMALSYLQNFGIVPAATGAAIDLADPALDMQRYERERPSSAQACRIGDQRILASGLFEARPPQTSDQPSLRVDVDYRGKY, encoded by the coding sequence ATGACTTCATCGCCTCAAATCCTATTGCTCGGCATCGGCAACGTCCTCTGGGCCGACGAAGGCTTTGGCGTACGTGTCGTCGAACATCTGCAAAAACACTACCGCTTCCCGGATAACGTAACGGTGCTGGACGGCGGTACCCAGGGCATGTATCTGGTCGAACACGTGCGGGCCGCCGAAGTATTGGTGGTATTCGATGCGGTCGATTACGGCCTGCCGCCGGCCACCCTCAAACGGGTCGAAAACGACGATGTGCCCAATTTCCTTGGCGCCAAAAAAATCAGTCTGCATCAAACTGGTTTTCAAGAGGTATTGGCAACCGCGCAAATGCTCGGCCAATACCCAAAACATCTGCTGTTGATCGGCGTGCAGCCGGAAGAACTGGACGATTACGGCGGCAGCCTGCGGGCCAGCGTCAAGGCACAAATCCAACCGGCGATAGACATGGCTTTAAGCTATCTGCAAAACTTCGGCATCGTCCCCGCCGCTACCGGCGCCGCTATCGACTTGGCCGATCCTGCCCTGGACATGCAGCGTTACGAACGAGAGCGTCCCTCCTCCGCTCAAGCCTGCCGCATCGGCGACCAGCGCATCCTGGCCTCCGGCCTGTTTGAAGCGCGTCCGCCGCAAACATCCGATCAGCCCAGCCTGCGGGTCGATGTGGATTATCGAGGCAAATACTGA
- the hypA gene encoding hydrogenase maturation nickel metallochaperone HypA — protein MHEMSLCESVLQIIEHQAQTQHYRKVTAVWLEIGALSGVEPEAMRFSFEVVMQGSLAEAARLEIIELPGIAWCMPCGREVPVQQLYDECPHCGSHQLQIVGGDQMRIKELEVE, from the coding sequence ATGCACGAAATGTCGCTCTGCGAGAGCGTATTACAAATCATCGAACATCAAGCCCAAACCCAGCATTACCGCAAGGTGACAGCCGTGTGGCTGGAGATCGGCGCCTTATCCGGCGTCGAGCCGGAGGCAATGCGTTTCAGCTTTGAAGTGGTGATGCAAGGCTCGCTGGCCGAAGCGGCCAGACTGGAAATTATCGAGCTGCCGGGCATTGCCTGGTGCATGCCCTGCGGCCGGGAAGTACCGGTGCAACAGCTATACGACGAATGCCCGCACTGCGGCAGCCATCAATTACAGATCGTCGGCGGCGATCAAATGCGAATCAAGGAACTGGAGGTAGAATAA
- a CDS encoding nickel-dependent hydrogenase large subunit: protein MTAVGEIQLELTHRGGQASAARIVSTRPQAAAQVLLGKTPEQLLSTVPLLFSLCGNAQSYAALLACRAALGLDAEPEADAARECLLKLETVREHAWRILLDWPGLLGRQPDKAAVAALLKLTTRFKPCLFGDSEAFKLDSHLQIDSDRLAGLLAELNELLNQTIFDGGMRAFHAIADETQLTGWLVGNTALSADLLHGLYRLDWQAVGRNDIGCLPALDNPSLLAHLQTQDLSAFCRAPQWQGQCHESTPLGRQQSQPLIAALQNRYGNGLLARFAAVLWEVADITLRLERFGETEFMPASAYGGDGIGLAQVPAARGLLVHRLVLRDGRVYDYRIVAPTEWNFHPAGVVAQGLKALRAVDADSLRRQAKWLINAVDPCVAYSLILNER, encoded by the coding sequence GTGACGGCGGTCGGGGAAATTCAGCTGGAATTGACGCATCGTGGCGGGCAAGCCAGCGCGGCGCGCATCGTCTCGACCCGACCGCAAGCGGCGGCGCAGGTGTTGCTCGGCAAAACGCCCGAACAGCTGTTGAGCACAGTGCCGCTACTGTTTTCGCTCTGCGGCAACGCCCAGTCTTATGCCGCGTTGCTGGCCTGCCGCGCCGCGCTGGGCTTGGATGCGGAGCCGGAGGCCGATGCCGCGCGGGAATGTTTGCTGAAATTGGAAACCGTGCGCGAACACGCCTGGCGGATATTGCTCGATTGGCCCGGCCTGCTCGGCCGCCAACCGGATAAAGCCGCCGTCGCCGCCTTGCTGAAACTGACCACTCGTTTCAAGCCGTGTTTGTTTGGCGACAGCGAGGCGTTTAAGCTGGATAGCCATTTGCAAATCGACTCGGACCGGCTGGCCGGCTTGCTGGCGGAATTGAACGAATTGCTCAATCAAACGATTTTCGATGGCGGCATGCGGGCCTTTCATGCCATCGCCGACGAAACGCAATTGACTGGCTGGCTAGTGGGTAACACTGCCTTGTCCGCCGACTTATTGCATGGCTTGTATCGGCTGGATTGGCAGGCGGTTGGCCGCAACGACATCGGCTGTCTGCCGGCATTGGACAACCCAAGCTTGCTGGCGCACTTACAAACACAGGATTTATCGGCCTTCTGCCGCGCCCCGCAGTGGCAAGGCCAATGCCATGAATCGACGCCGCTTGGCCGGCAGCAATCGCAGCCTTTAATCGCCGCACTACAAAACCGTTACGGCAACGGTTTGCTGGCGCGATTCGCGGCGGTTCTGTGGGAGGTAGCGGACATTACGCTAAGGCTGGAGCGATTCGGCGAAACCGAATTTATGCCGGCATCGGCTTATGGCGGCGACGGCATCGGTCTGGCGCAAGTGCCGGCGGCGCGTGGTTTATTGGTTCATCGTCTGGTATTGCGGGATGGCCGGGTGTACGATTACCGAATCGTCGCCCCTACCGAATGGAATTTTCATCCCGCCGGCGTAGTCGCACAAGGCCTAAAAGCCTTGCGCGCGGTCGACGCGGATAGTTTGCGGCGGCAGGCGAAATGGCTGATCAATGCGGTCGATCCCTGCGTGGCCTATAGTTTGATATTGAATGAAAGGTAG
- a CDS encoding addiction module protein, translating to MNLAQLEAEIFSLPLQDRAALAQRLLLSLEEVSESEFEQFWGEESARRVAEYDAGKVQSVPGSAVAEKARALLR from the coding sequence ATGAATCTCGCTCAACTGGAAGCCGAAATATTTTCCTTACCACTTCAAGACCGGGCTGCTTTGGCACAACGTCTGTTATTGAGCCTCGAAGAAGTTTCCGAGTCGGAATTCGAGCAGTTTTGGGGCGAAGAATCGGCGCGTCGAGTGGCTGAATACGACGCAGGCAAAGTGCAATCTGTTCCCGGTTCAGCGGTTGCCGAGAAAGCCCGAGCATTGCTACGGTGA
- a CDS encoding hydrogenase, whose amino-acid sequence MSTVILNQPQTLHGLPLLDADNYEMFVHRHDNVVLFFRNDPLMFPESHDVAVILPELLKVFADRLQGAVIAQTIERELQARFRFTSWPSLVFLRRGEYLGVITGIQDWGEYGQEFARILALQPQQPPGFDLGKVCGGHA is encoded by the coding sequence ATGAGCACAGTCATTCTGAACCAGCCACAAACCCTGCACGGCCTGCCGCTGCTGGACGCCGACAATTACGAGATGTTCGTGCACCGTCATGACAATGTGGTGCTGTTTTTCCGCAACGACCCGCTGATGTTTCCGGAAAGCCACGACGTGGCGGTGATATTACCGGAATTGTTGAAGGTGTTTGCCGACCGGCTGCAGGGTGCCGTAATCGCCCAGACCATCGAACGCGAACTACAGGCCCGCTTTCGCTTCACCAGCTGGCCATCGTTGGTGTTTTTACGGCGCGGCGAATATTTGGGCGTGATCACCGGCATACAGGATTGGGGGGAATACGGACAGGAGTTTGCCCGCATACTGGCTTTACAACCTCAGCAACCGCCGGGGTTTGATTTGGGGAAGGTTTGTGGGGGGCATGCCTAG
- the cybH gene encoding Ni/Fe-hydrogenase, b-type cytochrome subunit produces MSAPLAPVYVYELPVRLWHGVNALAITVLAVTGYLIADPLASPAGEASEHFLMGYIRFAHFAAGYLLAIGLLGRLYWAYAGNEHARQIFLPPLLSAHFWDGVRQEILWYAFLAKAPRHYIGHNPLAILAMHFVLVWGTLFMILTGFALYGEGTGQGSWQWVLFSSWLLPLFGDSQSVHSWHHLVMWAIVCFVLIHIYVAVREDKLSGQSMLSTIANGWRTFKDDKPVDDAH; encoded by the coding sequence ATGAGCGCGCCGCTTGCTCCGGTTTACGTTTACGAACTGCCGGTTCGGCTCTGGCACGGCGTCAATGCGCTGGCAATCACCGTGCTGGCCGTGACCGGCTATTTGATCGCCGATCCCTTAGCCTCGCCGGCCGGCGAGGCCTCCGAACATTTTTTGATGGGCTATATCCGTTTCGCCCATTTCGCCGCCGGCTATCTGCTGGCGATAGGCTTGCTGGGGCGCTTGTATTGGGCCTATGCCGGTAACGAGCATGCTCGGCAAATCTTTCTGCCGCCGCTGCTGAGCGCGCATTTCTGGGACGGCGTGCGTCAGGAAATCCTCTGGTACGCCTTTCTGGCCAAGGCACCGCGGCATTACATCGGCCACAACCCGCTGGCGATATTGGCGATGCATTTCGTGTTGGTGTGGGGCACGCTGTTCATGATCCTCACCGGCTTTGCCCTGTACGGCGAAGGCACCGGCCAAGGCAGTTGGCAATGGGTTTTGTTCAGCAGTTGGCTGCTGCCGCTGTTCGGCGACAGCCAAAGCGTGCACAGCTGGCATCATCTGGTGATGTGGGCCATCGTCTGTTTCGTGCTGATCCATATCTATGTAGCGGTGCGCGAGGATAAGTTGTCCGGTCAAAGCATGTTGTCGACCATCGCCAACGGCTGGCGCACCTTTAAAGACGACAAGCCGGTAGACGATGCGCATTAA
- a CDS encoding type II toxin-antitoxin system RelE/ParE family toxin yields the protein MNYEFVPEAEAEYLAAIRFYQDQQNRLGALLIDDFERAITLIIQKPETWRLVHPSGIRRLGLSRFPYSVFYRSASGRILVTAFAHHRRRPDYWLARVK from the coding sequence GTGAATTACGAGTTTGTTCCCGAAGCGGAAGCTGAATATCTGGCAGCGATTCGGTTTTATCAAGATCAACAAAATCGACTGGGTGCGTTGCTAATCGACGACTTCGAAAGAGCAATAACCTTAATTATTCAAAAACCGGAAACTTGGCGGCTGGTTCATCCATCAGGAATCCGCCGCCTTGGCCTGTCGCGCTTTCCATATTCGGTGTTTTATCGAAGCGCTTCCGGTCGCATCTTGGTTACCGCGTTTGCTCATCATCGGCGTAGACCAGATTACTGGTTGGCTCGGGTTAAATAA
- the hybE gene encoding [NiFe]-hydrogenase assembly chaperone HybE, producing the protein MQWLDGAQIEQALEQTFNQILTTRMLGMPLLNPALAVRALGFGRVNRDWLGVLITPWCMNLLMLPTTDSDWITQPPGNKFEQAFPYGSFEFTVACEAQLGTYAQCSLFSPMFQFADQAAAVTAGLSALQALLSHPAPRAVSRRDMLRGQFGGR; encoded by the coding sequence ATGCAATGGCTGGATGGCGCCCAAATCGAACAGGCGCTGGAACAAACCTTCAACCAGATTCTGACGACGCGAATGCTCGGCATGCCCTTGCTCAACCCGGCCCTTGCGGTGCGGGCGCTCGGTTTCGGCCGGGTTAACCGCGACTGGCTGGGGGTATTGATCACGCCATGGTGCATGAATCTGCTAATGTTACCGACAACGGACTCCGATTGGATAACACAGCCGCCCGGCAACAAATTCGAGCAAGCGTTTCCTTACGGCAGTTTCGAATTTACCGTGGCGTGCGAGGCGCAACTCGGCACTTACGCGCAATGTTCGCTGTTCTCGCCGATGTTTCAATTTGCAGATCAGGCCGCCGCCGTGACCGCCGGACTGTCGGCTTTGCAAGCGTTGCTAAGCCACCCGGCGCCACGCGCGGTCAGCCGGCGCGACATGCTGCGCGGCCAGTTCGGCGGTCGCTGA
- a CDS encoding nickel-dependent hydrogenase large subunit, which yields MTVRNTPNGFHLNDAGRRVVVDPVTRIEGHMRCEVNIDEDNIIRNAISSGTMWRGLEVILKGRDPRDAWAFVQRICGVCTGTHALTSVRAVEDALKIKIPENANSIRNLMQLSLQVQDHLVHFYHLHALDWVNPVNALKADPAATSALQQSISPHNPKSSPGYFRDTQNRLKKFVESGQLGPFKNGYWTNPAYLLPPEADLMAVTHYLEALDFQKDIMKIRTIFGGKDPHPNWLVGGVPCAINIDGVGANGAINMERLNLVSSLIDRTIDFIDQVYIPDLLAIAQFYKGWLYGGGISGQSLLAYGDIPDNANDYSAANLLMPRGAIINGDLSKVHEVDLTDPEQIKEFVPHSWYKYPDEAIGLHPWDGITEPNYKIGPNTKGDRTHIQELDEGAKYSWIKAPRWRGHAMEVGPLARYVVGYAQGNKEITEQINFVLKTLDVPVSALFSTLGRTAARGLEAQWAAGKMRYFMDKMIANIKAGDLATANVERWDPDTWPSSVKGVGFTEAPRGALGHWLKIEDTKIANYQCVVPTTWNGSPRDEQGNIGAFEAALMNTKVERPEEPVEILRTLHSFDPCLACSTHVMSPDGTELTTVKVR from the coding sequence ATGACAGTCCGAAACACCCCCAACGGTTTTCATTTGAACGATGCCGGCCGCCGCGTGGTGGTCGACCCGGTCACCCGCATCGAAGGCCACATGCGTTGTGAAGTCAACATCGACGAAGACAACATCATCCGCAACGCCATCTCCAGCGGCACCATGTGGCGCGGACTGGAAGTGATCCTGAAAGGCCGCGACCCGCGCGATGCCTGGGCTTTCGTGCAACGTATCTGCGGCGTCTGCACCGGCACCCACGCCCTGACTTCGGTGCGGGCGGTTGAAGATGCACTAAAGATCAAGATTCCGGAAAACGCCAATTCGATCCGCAACCTGATGCAGCTCAGCCTGCAGGTGCAGGATCATCTGGTGCATTTCTATCATCTGCATGCACTGGATTGGGTGAATCCGGTCAACGCCTTGAAGGCCGATCCGGCCGCTACCTCGGCCTTGCAGCAATCGATTTCTCCGCACAATCCCAAATCCTCGCCCGGCTATTTCCGCGATACCCAAAACCGGCTGAAAAAATTCGTCGAATCCGGTCAATTGGGCCCGTTCAAGAACGGTTACTGGACCAATCCGGCCTATCTGTTACCTCCGGAAGCGGATTTGATGGCGGTCACGCATTATCTGGAAGCGCTGGATTTTCAAAAAGACATCATGAAAATCCGCACCATTTTCGGCGGCAAGGACCCGCACCCGAACTGGCTGGTCGGCGGCGTGCCTTGCGCGATAAACATTGACGGGGTTGGCGCCAACGGCGCCATCAACATGGAGCGACTGAATCTGGTGTCGTCGCTAATCGACCGCACTATAGACTTTATCGACCAAGTTTATATCCCGGATTTACTGGCCATCGCCCAATTCTACAAAGGCTGGCTTTACGGCGGCGGCATCTCGGGGCAAAGTTTGTTGGCTTATGGCGACATTCCGGACAATGCCAACGACTATTCGGCGGCTAACCTGCTGATGCCGCGCGGTGCCATCATCAACGGCGATTTAAGCAAGGTGCACGAAGTGGACTTGACCGATCCCGAACAGATCAAGGAATTCGTGCCGCACTCCTGGTACAAGTACCCGGATGAGGCAATCGGTCTGCACCCCTGGGACGGCATTACCGAACCCAATTACAAAATCGGCCCCAACACCAAGGGCGACCGCACCCATATTCAGGAACTGGACGAAGGCGCCAAATATTCCTGGATCAAAGCCCCGCGCTGGCGCGGCCATGCCATGGAAGTCGGGCCGCTGGCGCGTTATGTGGTCGGCTATGCGCAAGGCAACAAGGAAATCACCGAGCAAATCAACTTCGTGTTGAAAACCCTGGACGTACCGGTCAGCGCACTGTTCTCAACCTTGGGCAGAACCGCAGCCCGCGGCCTGGAAGCGCAATGGGCTGCCGGCAAGATGCGCTATTTCATGGACAAGATGATCGCCAACATCAAGGCCGGCGACCTGGCTACCGCCAACGTCGAACGTTGGGATCCGGACACCTGGCCGAGCAGCGTCAAGGGCGTCGGTTTTACCGAAGCCCCGCGCGGCGCGCTGGGTCATTGGCTGAAAATAGAAGATACCAAAATCGCCAATTACCAATGCGTGGTGCCGACCACCTGGAACGGTTCGCCGCGCGACGAGCAAGGCAACATCGGCGCCTTCGAAGCAGCCTTGATGAACACCAAAGTCGAGCGTCCCGAGGAACCGGTGGAAATTTTGCGCACACTGCACAGTTTCGACCCTTGTCTGGCCTGCTCGACCCATGTGATGAGTCCGGACGGTACGGAATTGACTACCGTTAAAGTGAGATAA
- a CDS encoding HypC/HybG/HupF family hydrogenase formation chaperone — MCIGIPMQVIEPRGESALCAYRGQTSLIDMMLVGEQPAGTWLLVFLDAAREVIDAEKARQIADALEAMRLAMQGETAFDHLFADLADRKPELPEFLRS, encoded by the coding sequence ATGTGCATTGGCATACCGATGCAAGTCATCGAGCCGCGCGGCGAATCGGCTCTATGCGCTTACCGGGGCCAAACCAGCTTGATCGACATGATGCTGGTCGGCGAACAACCCGCCGGCACCTGGCTGCTGGTTTTTCTGGACGCGGCGCGGGAAGTCATCGACGCCGAAAAAGCCCGGCAAATCGCCGACGCCCTGGAAGCCATGCGCTTGGCAATGCAGGGTGAAACCGCCTTCGACCATTTGTTCGCCGATCTGGCCGATCGTAAACCCGAACTACCGGAGTTTTTAAGATCATGA
- the hypB gene encoding hydrogenase nickel incorporation protein HypB has protein sequence MCGICGCGEGHVHSHDEQHDHEHPHDHQHGHEHGHHHHHEHGPEHAHAPGLTQARMVQIEQDILAKNNRYADENRCYFADRGMLALNLVSSPGSGKTTLLTETITRLKGELDIAVIEGDQQTARDADRIRATGVAAVQINTGKGCHLDAHRVGHALESLNLPNHSLLFIENVGNLVCPSAFDLGEAHKVVILSVTEGEDKPIKYPDMFHAADLMILNKTDLLPYLDFDVEQCIRYAKQVNPRIKVLSLSAKTGEGMESWLKWLKAELELQRIDYA, from the coding sequence ATGTGCGGCATCTGCGGCTGCGGCGAGGGACATGTCCACTCGCACGACGAACAACACGATCATGAGCATCCTCACGATCACCAGCACGGCCATGAACACGGTCATCACCACCATCATGAACACGGCCCCGAACATGCGCATGCTCCCGGCCTGACCCAGGCCCGCATGGTGCAAATCGAGCAGGACATCCTGGCCAAAAACAACCGTTATGCCGACGAAAACCGTTGTTATTTCGCCGATCGCGGCATGCTGGCCTTGAATCTGGTCTCCAGCCCCGGCTCCGGCAAAACCACCCTGCTGACCGAAACCATCACCCGATTGAAGGGCGAACTGGACATCGCGGTCATCGAAGGCGACCAGCAAACCGCCCGCGACGCCGACCGCATCCGCGCCACCGGCGTGGCGGCGGTACAAATCAACACCGGCAAGGGCTGCCATCTCGATGCCCACCGTGTCGGCCATGCGCTGGAAAGCCTGAATTTGCCCAACCACAGCCTGCTGTTCATCGAAAACGTCGGCAACTTGGTCTGCCCGTCGGCCTTCGATTTGGGCGAGGCGCACAAGGTGGTGATCCTGTCAGTCACCGAGGGCGAGGACAAACCGATCAAATACCCGGACATGTTCCATGCCGCCGATTTGATGATCCTGAACAAAACCGACCTGTTGCCGTATCTGGATTTCGACGTCGAGCAATGCATCCGTTATGCGAAACAGGTTAATCCGCGTATCAAGGTATTGTCCTTATCGGCCAAGACCGGGGAAGGCATGGAGAGTTGGTTGAAGTGGTTGAAAGCGGAGTTGGAGTTGCAGCGGATTGATTATGCTTGA
- a CDS encoding hydrogenase expression/formation protein has translation MTSISLPIFGQGSQPAEEDGVELEYLAMPEEMTTYRMPQISVDLNAADLVQAKTVLQQLEQDLAAYPTGNATIDLIGLDQTNRRFVDELLGEGEVSVICGGAHQLRIQESVLAGVWRSQQSDGQRLLADVLEVGIMPQSVAQTAFAAAAEQIDSDMSALPDGVMNAPPLLAELNAKIAAYRPGDEAHIINLSLLPQTEQDLAFLEQRLGQGTVTILSRGYGNCRISATGSRNVWWVRYFNSQDTLILNTLEVSEVPSVACASPEDIADSHQRLREILQVYL, from the coding sequence ATGACCTCAATATCCCTCCCCATTTTCGGCCAAGGCAGTCAACCCGCCGAGGAAGACGGCGTCGAGCTGGAATATCTGGCGATGCCGGAAGAAATGACCACCTACCGGATGCCGCAGATTTCGGTCGATTTGAACGCAGCGGATTTGGTGCAAGCCAAGACCGTGCTGCAGCAGCTCGAACAGGATTTGGCGGCTTACCCGACAGGCAACGCTACCATCGACCTGATCGGCCTGGATCAGACCAACCGCCGTTTCGTCGACGAACTACTCGGCGAAGGCGAGGTCAGCGTGATTTGCGGCGGCGCGCACCAACTGCGCATCCAGGAATCGGTGCTGGCCGGGGTTTGGCGCTCGCAGCAAAGCGACGGCCAACGCCTGCTCGCCGACGTGTTGGAGGTCGGCATCATGCCGCAAAGCGTCGCCCAAACGGCCTTCGCCGCTGCCGCCGAGCAAATCGATAGCGACATGAGCGCGCTGCCGGACGGGGTGATGAACGCGCCGCCGTTGCTGGCCGAGCTGAATGCCAAAATCGCCGCCTACCGGCCCGGCGACGAGGCCCATATCATCAACCTGAGCCTACTGCCGCAAACCGAGCAGGATCTGGCGTTTCTGGAGCAACGTCTGGGACAAGGCACGGTGACGATCTTGTCGCGCGGTTACGGCAATTGCCGGATCAGCGCCACCGGCAGCCGTAACGTCTGGTGGGTGCGTTATTTCAATTCGCAGGATACTTTGATCCTCAACACGCTGGAAGTCAGCGAAGTGCCGAGTGTGGCTTGCGCCTCGCCGGAGGACATTGCCGACAGCCACCAGCGTTTGCGGGAAATTTTGCAGGTGTATTTGTGA
- a CDS encoding hydrogenase small subunit, with product MTETFYDVMRRQGITRRSFLKFCSLTAASLGLSPAFAPKIAHAMETKPRIPVLWLHGLECTCCSESFIRSGHPLAKDVILSMLSLDYDDTIMAAAGHNAEAIVDEIVEKYKGNYILAVEGNPPLAEDGMYCIIGGKPFVEQLKYAAESCKAIISWGSCASWGCVQAAKPNPTRATPVHKVPGLADKPIIKVPGCPPIAEVMTAVVAYLLTFDKLPTLDKQGRPQMFYSQRIHDKCYRRPHFDAGQFVEHWDDEAARQGHCLYKMGCKGPTTYNACSTVRWNEGTSFPIQAGHGCIGCSEDGFWDKGSFYERLTDINQFGIEANADVVGGTAAAVVGASIAAHAGLTALNRAKQSGDKHPGAEQ from the coding sequence ATGACCGAAACCTTTTACGATGTGATGCGCCGGCAAGGCATCACCCGCCGCAGTTTTCTAAAGTTTTGCAGCTTGACGGCCGCCTCGCTCGGCCTGAGTCCGGCCTTTGCGCCCAAGATCGCCCATGCCATGGAAACCAAACCACGCATCCCGGTGCTGTGGCTACATGGCCTGGAATGCACCTGTTGCTCGGAATCGTTCATCCGCTCCGGCCACCCGCTGGCTAAAGACGTGATTTTGTCGATGCTGTCGCTGGATTACGACGACACCATCATGGCCGCCGCCGGCCACAATGCCGAAGCCATCGTCGACGAGATCGTCGAAAAATACAAAGGCAATTACATTTTGGCCGTGGAAGGCAACCCGCCGCTAGCCGAAGACGGCATGTATTGCATCATCGGCGGCAAGCCTTTCGTCGAACAACTCAAGTATGCCGCCGAAAGCTGCAAGGCCATCATTTCCTGGGGTTCCTGCGCCTCCTGGGGTTGCGTGCAGGCTGCCAAGCCCAATCCGACCCGCGCCACGCCGGTGCATAAAGTACCCGGTCTGGCCGACAAACCCATCATTAAAGTGCCCGGTTGCCCGCCGATCGCCGAAGTGATGACCGCCGTGGTGGCTTACTTATTGACCTTCGACAAACTGCCTACCCTGGATAAACAAGGCCGGCCGCAGATGTTCTACAGCCAGCGCATCCACGACAAATGCTATCGGCGGCCGCATTTCGACGCCGGCCAGTTCGTCGAGCACTGGGACGACGAAGCCGCCCGCCAAGGCCATTGTCTTTACAAAATGGGCTGCAAGGGGCCGACCACTTACAACGCTTGTTCTACGGTGCGCTGGAACGAAGGCACCTCGTTTCCGATTCAGGCTGGCCACGGCTGTATCGGCTGCTCGGAAGACGGTTTCTGGGATAAAGGCAGCTTTTACGAGCGCCTCACCGACATCAATCAATTCGGCATCGAAGCCAACGCCGACGTGGTCGGAGGTACCGCTGCCGCCGTGGTGGGCGCCAGCATCGCCGCGCATGCCGGTTTGACGGCCTTGAATCGCGCCAAACAATCCGGTGACAAACATCCAGGAGCAGAACAATAA
- a CDS encoding rubredoxin yields the protein MSEAFFAGAYGVDDSRLPPNAKLECKICWHVYDPAEGDEVWQVAPGTAFAELPDFWSCPQCGAPKRDFLVMDA from the coding sequence GTGAGCGAGGCGTTTTTTGCCGGCGCCTACGGTGTCGATGACTCGCGCCTGCCACCCAATGCCAAACTGGAATGCAAAATCTGCTGGCATGTTTACGACCCGGCCGAGGGTGACGAAGTCTGGCAAGTAGCGCCAGGTACCGCGTTTGCCGAGCTGCCGGATTTCTGGAGCTGCCCGCAATGCGGCGCGCCGAAACGCGACTTTCTGGTGATGGACGCCTGA